The genomic interval TATGCCGGCTATCGGCTGCGCGAAGTCGCTGCTCGTCGGCAGGTATGAGGAGCCGGATGCCACAAAGGGGGCGCGGTCGCCTCTTTACTATAAGGGGGATGTTGTTGGAGCGGTGCTCCGGACGCGGGATACTGCCAACCCGGTGTTCGTTTCGGCGGGCCACCGGATCGATCTCGAGAGCTCGCTGCGTATCGTGCTGGGCTGCGTCCGGAAGTACCGCATCCCCGAGCCGATACGGAGGGCGGATATGCTGTCGAAGAAGTTGAAAACAGCGCTGTAACTATTCCGGGAGGCTCGGTTACTTCGGTTTTCTCCCCGATACCAGCACCGTATCTTCGAGCATCGTCTCTTTGATCCCTTTGAATCCGAGCTGCTTCAGCCACTGCTTCATTTCCGCTGGCGGATAGCACCGGCCTCCCGGTGTGTTCACGAGCATATTGACCGAGAAGAGAGCAGCCTGGGGAGGAGCGGTTCTGTTCCTGTCGATAAAGAACTCATGGATGGCGATGATACCGCCCGGAGTGAGCGCTTTCTTGCACTTGCTGATTATCCTCGCGCAGTCTTTTGCTGAGAAGGCATGCAGGAACTGGCTCATGAAGATGAGATCATAGCGTCCGGTGAGCGGGTCTTTAAGGATATCGCCAGAATGGAAGCCGACCGTGCTCACCCCCGACTCCTTTATTATTCCCTTTGCTATCTTTATGGTGTCGGGCAGGTCGAAGAGGGTAACGTCGATTTTCCGCCTCGCCATTTCCATAGAGTAAGTGCCGGGTCCGCCTCCCAGGTCCAGGGCCTTTCTCACTCCTTTCAGGGCAAGCGCACCGATGACGCCCGGGGCTTTGAATGCGGCGATGTTATGCATGCCCTTGATGAACGAACGGTGGTCGCGGCTCCTGCGGCTGGGCCTCCCTGTCCTGATGACGGCGTCCAGGTCGGACCACCTCTTCCAGAGGGCATCGGCATGCCGGATGATATCGCCTTGGTAGTAAGGACTGCCCTGTACCAGAAAGCGGGAGGCCATGGAGGAGTTCAGGTAGTAGCCGGCCGCCTTCCTGAGGAGACCGAGCCCGGTGAGCGCATCGAGCAGTATCTCGAGCGCCCGCTTATCCGTCCCGGTCGTCCGGGCGAGCGCATCGGCGGTCTTCGGTGTCCTGAGGCGGTCGAAGACCCCGAGATTGTTGGCTGTGAGCAGCACGCGTGACGACCAGAACCCCCCCCACAGTTTCCGCAGCTCTTTAACGTCCTGTTCCGCTGCCGCCATGACTTATTGCCCCACGACCTTGACGGTCATCTCGATACGCTCAGTGGGATTATCCCTGCTGTCCCGCGGCTGGCTCACGATCTTGTCCGCTGCCTCCATGCCCGACACCACTTCGCCGAAGACGGTATACTGCCGGTCGAGAAAGGGGGCGTCGGCAACGCAGATGAAGAATTGCGAGCCTGCGCTGTCGGGGTGGCCGGACCTCGCCATCGAGAGCGTTCCCCTCTTATGCGGCTTGTTGTTGAATTCGGCCTTGACCGTGTGCCCGGGGCCGCCCATGCCGTGCTGCGACTTGTCGGCGCTCTTCGAGTTCGGATCGCCGCCCTGGATCATGAAGCCGGGGATGACGCGGTGAAAGGTGGTGCCGTCGTAGAAGCCCTTTTTGGCGAGCTCGATGAAGTTGTTCACGTGGTTGGGGGCGACATCAGGAAAAAACTTGAGCTCGATATTTCCGAACTTGGTTTCGATGATTGCTCTGGCTTCAGACATTTTCTTGATCTCCTCTTTGGTAAGTTTTTTGTTTTTCGTCTCGGCGTAGACAGAGATGCTGAGCAATAAGGTCAGAGCAAGTACAAGGGCTGCCTTTAAATAGCTCATAGTGCCTCCATGTAAAAGGTATGAGAAGTATTATTGCATATCCGAGAGTCTTTCACAACCATCAAGCAACAAAGATTACTCATAAGCGTTGTGCTTCAGAGGGGCATTACCGTCATGAGGATGAATTATCGCTCGAAGGCTGCCCACCTCTATGATCGACTGAGGCTGCATCAGTGGCTCGACGACGAGGTGAGCCCGCGCCGTAGAGCGCGCGACTCGAACGACTCGTTAGCCCTCAGTGCAGTGAGGTTGTCCAAACCGATAGTTCCATCCGTTTGCCAGATTATAAGGAAAGGCGCTAAGAAACAACTCCCTCTCGCGCTGAAAACTCGTCAAAAAATTCAGCGCATTATCGGTCCCGAGTACGACGGGCGAGGTGTGCTCAGGATACAGTGCCTGAACGGGATGCTCCTGACCAGTCCTCCAACATCCTAAATACCGGTGACACGTGGGGCATATTTCTATGGGCAGGTTATGCTTGCGGATGATGCGCGCATGCTCCTCCGCCAGGAAAATCGCATGTCCAAGCCGAATCTTCCCCGCGCAGGTCGTCAGGGGATACCGCTGCAGCCAGCGATCAATGGCCGTCAACGCGGCGGTGTTGTCGCGCTGATCTTTTTCGCTCTCCAATTCCCCCACGTGGATGGCCAATCCCAACGGGCTGTCCAGGATGATTTCAATGCACGCGGCCAGGTCGTTTCCCCGCAAGGTACGAGTTCCCGGGGGATTAACGCCGGAAATATCGATGCCGACAATACAATCGGGATACTCCAGCGCAAGTGCGATAATGTCCCGCGCGGTAGTAAGATCGTGTTTATAGCGATCGATGCTGAGTATTCCCCTGGCCTTGTCAGGGTATCGACGCAAGGCCGATACAAAAGCTTCTACATAGGGGCGAAACGACCCTTCCGAAGAAAATTCCCGGGGAGTGGTCCGGATTTCCAGATAATCAGCCGTACTTGTGGTGATCACATCTTCTGTCGCGATTTCAACCCGCTCCGGCGACTGCACAAGACGATGAACGACCTGAAACAAGGTCAGCACATCGGCCTCGGCCAGCGCTTCGAGCGCGTGCTCGTCATGATCTGATTGAGCAAACCGCCTCACCAGCTCCGGAGAAATGCTTCCTCCCAGATGGAGATGTAAATCACAGTATGTGCTCATGTTTCACCAGAATCTTGATCAATCGATAATAATGCGTTCTTTCCCCTACTGAAGTCTGTCCCCTGTAGCTGCTAACGCAGGGTTCAGTGGGAGCCGGCTTTTTCGGCGAGCCCATGAAGTAATTTGTTATGGCTTTCCTTCTAATGAAACACACTCTCCAAAAGCATATTCATGAACGTATGTTTCCATACAAGCTTCTGCGGAGTTGCTAAAAGTAGACCATGCTAAAAGCGATTCTCAGGGACGTTGATGAATTAGTTGAGCTATTCATTGAATCATCAGTTTTGAAATAGCCGAAGTGGTGACCCCTGTTTCACGCGCCACCGTCGCCATAGGGATGCCGTATCTTTCGATCAGTTCTCTGGCTATTTTCTTCCTTACCCGGCTGACCTGTCGCCGGCGGCTCCCGTTTCTCAACTCGCTCTCCCTTACTCCCTCTTCCTCGCATACCGCCCTGATGGTTTCATCAACTTTTTCTAAAGCCGATGCCCCGCTGAACATCCTGCTTTGCCGTTGCTCCGCTTCCGCCATGATTCTTTCAACGAAGTCTCCGCTTCCCAGTATCCGCTCATCGGATTGTTCCGCCTCCTTTCGTCTCCTCATCGAGACCACCTGGGACCAGCCCCCCTGCGACCGGATCAATCCTCCGCCGACAAGCTCAGGCCGATTCCCCTGTCCTATGCCCGCCTCCATGAATTTTCTGTATTCTCTCTTTGCCCGGCCTTCTTTGTCCCCGAACAAACGGAGAATATAATCCCGGTCCTGCCAACCGTGCCTGACCTTCCCTAGGATTACGGAATGTCCGCTGTATGGATACGGGTCAAGCTCTTCCAGGGTCTTTACGGCGCCTGCGCGCACAGGGTTCAAGTGGATGTATCTGACCAGTTCAAGGAGATATGTCCCTTCCTCGCATATTATGGACTTGTACCGGTTCTGAAACAGATATCCGTGCCTATCGTGCCTTCTGTTGTAAGCGATGGCATAGCCGGTAAGCAATTTCCTCATGAATTCGGATATCCCGGCGGGTCCGCTCCGGAGCAATATATGGACGTGATTTCTCATAAGCGCCCAGGCATAAACCGCCGTATCTGTCTTTGCCGCAAGATTCCCAAAACGCTCAATGAAATAGTCTCTGTCTCTGTCGTCAGAGACTATAGCTTTCTTTTCTATTCCCCTGCATATTACGTGGTGCAGCGTGCCGGGAAAATCGAGTCTAGCTTGTCGTGGCATGCCATATTATCCCGCAATCCATCAATCAGGTCAACTAATTCATCAACGTCCCCTGAGAATGGCGGTCGAGTCGGGGAATGACAGATATCGTTATCGATAATCTCCTTAACCTCTACTTCCTCATATCAAAACTGGGGGATGGCAAGATGAGCGCTCCTATTGCATTCCTTGAAAAAGCAGGCTATCATTTGATTAAAATGCTTATTTTTGGAGGATAAACAATGATCTCCCACGAGGAAATCGCCAGGGTGGCGCATGAGCTGTACGAGAAGAGCGGCAGGGTTCCCGGCCGCGAGATCGAGAATTGGCTCGAGGCGGAGCGTATTGTGAAGGCACGGCATGGGTATGCCGAGGGAGACGGCAACGGCGGAGAAAAAAGTAGCAGCAGGGAGGCGGCAGGGCGCCGGGAGATCGGCGGAAAGTCCAGGGCGCCCCGGGAGACGATCGCTGCTGAAAAGGCGTCGTCGAGAAAGAGAGCGGTGACCAGGACGACCGCGAAAGAGGAGCCGAAGAAAACCGCGCCCCGGAAGCCGGCCAGGACAAAGAAGGCCGAGTAGCGCAGAGGAGGCTGGGCAACGCGGTATGTCTTCAGGTGCGGTAGAAGCGCGGCTCTGCGAGAAGATCGGCGACGGGAAAGTAAAGTGCTTTCTCTGCCCGCAGTACTGCACGATTTCTCCCGGGAAGAGGGGTATCTGCGCTGTCAGGGAAAACAGGGAGGGCGTGCTTTACACTCTCGTCTACGGGAAGGTCATTGCCCGGAATGTCGATCCCATAGAGAAGAAGCCGCTCTTTCACTTTCTTCCCGGCTCCCTCTCCTACTCCATTGCTACCGTCGGCTGCAACTTCAGGTGCATGCATTGCCAGAACTACACCATCTCCCAGTATCCGAAAGAGCACCCCGATATCGCCGGAGAGGACATGACTCCCGAGCAGGTGGTGCGGGATGCGGAGCGCACCGGCTGCGCCAGCATCTCCTACACCTACACGGAGCCCACCATCTTCTTCGAGTTCGCCTATGACTGCGCCCGGCTCGCACACCAGAAGGGGATCAGGAACGTCTTCGTCAGCAACGGGTATACGGGGCCGGACGCGGTGCGGCTCATCGCGCCGTATCTTGACGCGGCCAATATCGACCTGAAGGGAGACGACGCTTTTTACAAGAAGATCGTCGGGGCAAGGCTCCAGCCGGTGCTCGATACCATCAGGCTCCTGAAGGAGCTCGGTATATGGGTAGAGATCACGACCCTCCTCATCCCCGATTACAATGACTCCGATGAGTTCCTCTCCTTTGTGGCGAGCTTCATCAAGTCCATCGATCCCGCCATGCCCTGGCATGTGAGCCAGTTCTATCCTACCTTCAAGCTCGTCGATAAGCCGCGCACGCCGCTGAGCACCCTGAAGCGGGCCCGGGAGACCGGCCTGAAGGCCGGGCTCAAATACGTCTACATGGGCAACGTCCCCGGCGACGGAGAGACGACGATATGCCCCTCCTGCGGCACGGCGGTGATCGAGCGGTTCGGCTATACGCTGAATGCGGTGCGCATGAAAGATTCCCGATGCTCACAGTGCGGCGCGCTCATCGAAGGCGTGGGAATGCCCTGACGGTAAATTCCAAATCTCAAATGCCAAACTCCAATTGAGGTAGACAGAATCATTTCTCTTGATCCGTGCGGTCCTTTGTGATCTGGAGCTTGGAATCGGGGATTTTTGTGCGGGGGTATTTGCTATAATGCATTATGGCTGAAGAATACCGAGTTGAGCATGACAGTATAGGCCCGGTCAAGGTGCCTGCTCATGCCTACTGGGGCGCCCAGTCGCAGCGGGCGATCGAAAACTTTTCGGTCAGCATGCCCGCCTTCCCTGAAGTGTTCATCCGCTCGGTCGCGATCATAAAGTACGCAGCCGCGGCAACCAACGCTAGCCTCGGCCTGCTCCCCGAAGACCTGTCCGATGCCATCCTCCAGGCGTGCAGGGAGATCATCGAAGGCAAGCATAAGGAACACTTCCCGCTCGGCATCTTCCAGACAGGGAGCGGCACGTCGACGAATATGAATGTCAACGAAGTGGCAGCCACGAGGGCGAACGAGATCCTCACCGGGAAGAGAGTAACGACCTCGCCGGTCCACCCCAACGATCATGTGAACAAGGGACAGTCTTCGAACGACGTCATTCCCTCGGCAATCCGCATGGCGGCATATCTCGAAGTAAACGACAAGCTCCTTCCCTCGCTCGAGCACCTCCACCGGACGATCATCGGGAAACAGGAGGAGTACAGGGATGTCGTCAAGACCGGAAGGACCCACCTCATGGACGCGGTGCCCGTCACCTTCGGCCAGGAGCTGTCGGGATGGGCCGCGCAGATACAGTTCGGCATCGAGCGGATCGAGAGCGTCTTGCCCAGGCTGGCGCAGCTCCCTCTCGGCGGCACGGCGGTCGGCACCGGGCTGAATGCGCACCCGAAGTTCGCCGAAGGCGCCATCAGTATCATCAATGAAGTGACCGGGATTCCCTTCGCGAAGGCCCGGAATAATTTCGAGGCCCAGGCCGCAATGGACGTAACCGCAGAGCTTTCGGGACAGCTCAAGACAATCGCGGCGAGTCTCATGAAGATCGTCAATGACCTCCGGCTCATGAACAGCGGGCCGGTTGCGGGCCTCGCGGAAATACAGCTGCCCGCCCTGCAGCCGGGCTCCTCGATCATGCCGGGAAAGGTCAATCCGGTTATCCCCGAAGCAGCGCGGATGGTCTGCGCCCGGGTGATCGGCAACGATACGACCATCACCATCTCCTGCTCCCTCGGCGAGTTCGAGCTGAACACCATGCTGCCGGTGATCGGCTATACCCTGCTCGAGTCGATCGAAATGCTCTCGGTCACAATGAGGCTGCTCGCCGACAAGGCGATCGAAGGCATGACGGTCAATGCCGATCACGGTCAGGACCTCCTCGATAAAAACCCTATCATCGCAACCTCCCTCGCCCCTCTCCTCGGCTACGAGAGGGCGGCCGAGCTGATCGAGAAGGCCGTGAAGGAGAAGCGGAAGATCAGAGACGTTGTCCTCGCGTCGGGGCTCCTGTCCGAAAAGGAGCTCGATGCCTGCCTCGATGTGAAGAAGATGGTGTAGGGTAAGCACGCGGGGCTGCCGGTGATCCAGCGGTGCAGATTCCGAGCGAGCTTTTTGACAGAGCGGTTGATTTTTTTGGTAATGTATCAAGCATTCTCGATTTCCGCCGATATTTACTCTGCAGGATTTTTCCTCTGTCCCGCATCTTCCGCTTTGCTTGACAAAAAAAAGAGCGGCTCAGTAGAATTCTTGCATAATATATATTATTAATAGCAGGGGGCCAGACGAAAATGGGCCAGACGAAAATGGGAGTGAAAGTAAGAGGCACCAAGAGCCTGGTTATGCTCCTTCTCCTCGCGTCCGCAGTCGTGGCAGGCTACTCTTCCTTCTCAACGCGGGAGGGAGAGGCGCTTGCAAGCACCCAGAGCTCCTGCGTGACCGGGCAGTGCCACAGCAAGATGGGCAAGGACAAGTTTGTCCACGGGCCCGTTGCAGTGGGCGACTGCGGGTCCTGCCACAGAGGAGAGGGCGAAAAGCACAGGGCGTCGCCGGCGAAGAACAGGTTCGGGCCGATAGTGAAGGTGGGCGAGCTTTGCTATCAGTGTCATGAGCGCGTGGACACCAAGAAGGGCGTCCATAAGCCGGTGAAAGACGGCAGCTGTACGAAGTGCCATGATCCGCACCAGTCCCCCTACAAATTCCAGCTCCGGGGAGAGGGGTCGAATCTCTGCTTCATGTGCCATGACAAGAAGCTCGCCTCGCGAAAATTCGTTCATGGTCCGGTCGCGGTGGGAGGGTGCTCGATGTGCCACAACCCCCATCAGACGGACTTCCCCAAAATGCTGGCCGCCGCCGGAAACGATGTCTGCCTCCTCTGCCATACGGACAAGATCGAAGCCTTCAAGAACAAGAAATTCACCCATAAGCCTGTTCAGGAGAAGTGCGCCAGCTGCCACGATCCCCATTCGGGCGATTATAAGTTCAACTTCGCTGCCGAGGGGTCTCAGGACCTGTGTCTCAAGTGCCACGCCGACAAGAGGGAGACGGTAGCCAAGGCCAGGGTAAAGCACGGCGGCCTGGAGACCGAAAAGAAGTGCCTCGCGTGCCATGATCCCCATGTCTCCGATTACGTCAAGCAGCTGGTAAAGCAGCCTGTCGAGACCTGCAATATGTGCCATGACCGCCCCCTCGACACCCAGGACGGCAAGATCATCAACATGAAGGAGCACCTGGCGAAAAACAAGGAGCACCACGGCCCGATACTGCAGGGGGACTGCTCCGGGTGCCATAACACCCACGGCTCCGACAACTTCAGGATACTCAGGAAGTATTTTCCCCCCGTGTTCTACGCCCCGTTCGACCCCAAAAACTATGACCTCTGCTTCAACTGCCACGAGAAGACGCTCGTGCTCGACCCGAAGACCACGACCCTGACCGGCTTCAGGAACGGCGACCAGAATCTCCACTTCGTGCATGTCAACAAGGCGGTCAAGGGACGCACCTGCCGGGCATGCCATGATGCGCATGCGACCAACAACCCGAAGCATATACGCGACACCGTCCCCTTCGGGGCATGGGGCCTGCCCGTAGGATTCCAGAAGACCGCAAACGGAGGCTCCTGCCTGCCCGGCTGCCATCAGCGATTCGACTACAACCGAACCTCGGCGGTAAAGAACAGGTAGCGCGGATGATGGACGATACGGGAACAGGCAATAAAAACGGAAAGACGAAGGGAAGCGCCTTGTTGCTGCGCGCAGGGATGCTCCTTCTCGCGGCATTTGCACTCTGCACGCCTGCCGGTGCCGAGGGGGGGAGGGAGAAGGCGGTGGCGCTGGTGAAGGAGGCGGCTGCCCTGCAGGCCGGAGGCAGTGCCGATAAAGCGTTATCGGCGGTAAGAGAGGCCCTCAAGGCGGACCCGGAGTATGCGGAGGCCCACGACCAGCTGGGGTATCTTCTCCTCGCGCAAGGACAGGATGACGAGGCGATGAAGGCTTTCGATACGGCGCTCGGGCTGAATCCCAGAATACGCACTTCCAAGACGGGGAGAGGCCTCGTCCTTTTACGGAAAGGCGACCTGAAGGCAGCGGAGGCGACACTGAAGGAGGCCTTGCAGCTGAACCCCTATCCCTCGATGACCCACTATGCCCTCGGGCTTGTCTATGAACGGCTCAATGAGCATGAAAAGGCGATTGCCGAGTACAAAGAGGGTATACGGAAGCACAAGAGCGGCAGACGATGAGAGGGGACCGCATGAGAATGAAATTCGGGCTTACGGCAGCCGGTATCTTTGCCGCCCTTATCATCGCGTCGTTCAGCTGCACGGCGACAGCGCAGGCGCTGCTGCAGGTCGGGGCGGAGGCGCCCGGCTTCTCCCTCACGGACATTGACGGCAAGCCCGCCAGCCTCGCGAGCTATGGACAGAAAAAGACCGTTGTTATCGTGTTCTGGGCGACCTGGAGCGCTCATTCTGCCAAGGCCCTCAAACGCTTCGAAGAATTCTCGAGAAAATACGGAGAGCGGGGCGTCCAGGTCGTCGGCATCAATGTCGACAACCAGACGATATCCGAGGCGGACCAGGAGAAGATAAAGAAATTCGTCAAGGAGTTGGGCATAACCTATCCCATTCTCCTCGACAGGGGACTGAATACTTTCCATACCTACGAGGTCATGGCAATCCCGTCGACTACGGTCGTGAGCAGTGGCAAGATCATGTATACCATGCCCGGGCTGCCGCTCGTAGGCACAGAGGACATGTTCGAATACCTGCAGGTGCTGGCCGGCGATCCGCCGCGCAAGAAGACGGCGCCGCAGTACGAGCCGCTCC from Nitrospirota bacterium carries:
- a CDS encoding methyltransferase, producing the protein MAAAEQDVKELRKLWGGFWSSRVLLTANNLGVFDRLRTPKTADALARTTGTDKRALEILLDALTGLGLLRKAAGYYLNSSMASRFLVQGSPYYQGDIIRHADALWKRWSDLDAVIRTGRPSRRSRDHRSFIKGMHNIAAFKAPGVIGALALKGVRKALDLGGGPGTYSMEMARRKIDVTLFDLPDTIKIAKGIIKESGVSTVGFHSGDILKDPLTGRYDLIFMSQFLHAFSAKDCARIISKCKKALTPGGIIAIHEFFIDRNRTAPPQAALFSVNMLVNTPGGRCYPPAEMKQWLKQLGFKGIKETMLEDTVLVSGRKPK
- a CDS encoding peptidylprolyl isomerase; the encoded protein is MSEARAIIETKFGNIELKFFPDVAPNHVNNFIELAKKGFYDGTTFHRVIPGFMIQGGDPNSKSADKSQHGMGGPGHTVKAEFNNKPHKRGTLSMARSGHPDSAGSQFFICVADAPFLDRQYTVFGEVVSGMEAADKIVSQPRDSRDNPTERIEMTVKVVGQ
- a CDS encoding transposase — encoded protein: MPRQARLDFPGTLHHVICRGIEKKAIVSDDRDRDYFIERFGNLAAKTDTAVYAWALMRNHVHILLRSGPAGISEFMRKLLTGYAIAYNRRHDRHGYLFQNRYKSIICEEGTYLLELVRYIHLNPVRAGAVKTLEELDPYPYSGHSVILGKVRHGWQDRDYILRLFGDKEGRAKREYRKFMEAGIGQGNRPELVGGGLIRSQGGWSQVVSMRRRKEAEQSDERILGSGDFVERIMAEAEQRQSRMFSGASALEKVDETIRAVCEEEGVRESELRNGSRRRQVSRVRKKIARELIERYGIPMATVARETGVTTSAISKLMIQ
- a CDS encoding DUF2934 domain-containing protein yields the protein MISHEEIARVAHELYEKSGRVPGREIENWLEAERIVKARHGYAEGDGNGGEKSSSREAAGRREIGGKSRAPRETIAAEKASSRKRAVTRTTAKEEPKKTAPRKPARTKKAE
- the amrS gene encoding AmmeMemoRadiSam system radical SAM enzyme; this translates as MSSGAVEARLCEKIGDGKVKCFLCPQYCTISPGKRGICAVRENREGVLYTLVYGKVIARNVDPIEKKPLFHFLPGSLSYSIATVGCNFRCMHCQNYTISQYPKEHPDIAGEDMTPEQVVRDAERTGCASISYTYTEPTIFFEFAYDCARLAHQKGIRNVFVSNGYTGPDAVRLIAPYLDAANIDLKGDDAFYKKIVGARLQPVLDTIRLLKELGIWVEITTLLIPDYNDSDEFLSFVASFIKSIDPAMPWHVSQFYPTFKLVDKPRTPLSTLKRARETGLKAGLKYVYMGNVPGDGETTICPSCGTAVIERFGYTLNAVRMKDSRCSQCGALIEGVGMP
- a CDS encoding class II fumarate hydratase, with amino-acid sequence MAEEYRVEHDSIGPVKVPAHAYWGAQSQRAIENFSVSMPAFPEVFIRSVAIIKYAAAATNASLGLLPEDLSDAILQACREIIEGKHKEHFPLGIFQTGSGTSTNMNVNEVAATRANEILTGKRVTTSPVHPNDHVNKGQSSNDVIPSAIRMAAYLEVNDKLLPSLEHLHRTIIGKQEEYRDVVKTGRTHLMDAVPVTFGQELSGWAAQIQFGIERIESVLPRLAQLPLGGTAVGTGLNAHPKFAEGAISIINEVTGIPFAKARNNFEAQAAMDVTAELSGQLKTIAASLMKIVNDLRLMNSGPVAGLAEIQLPALQPGSSIMPGKVNPVIPEAARMVCARVIGNDTTITISCSLGEFELNTMLPVIGYTLLESIEMLSVTMRLLADKAIEGMTVNADHGQDLLDKNPIIATSLAPLLGYERAAELIEKAVKEKRKIRDVVLASGLLSEKELDACLDVKKMV
- a CDS encoding cytochrome c3 family protein: MGQTKMGVKVRGTKSLVMLLLLASAVVAGYSSFSTREGEALASTQSSCVTGQCHSKMGKDKFVHGPVAVGDCGSCHRGEGEKHRASPAKNRFGPIVKVGELCYQCHERVDTKKGVHKPVKDGSCTKCHDPHQSPYKFQLRGEGSNLCFMCHDKKLASRKFVHGPVAVGGCSMCHNPHQTDFPKMLAAAGNDVCLLCHTDKIEAFKNKKFTHKPVQEKCASCHDPHSGDYKFNFAAEGSQDLCLKCHADKRETVAKARVKHGGLETEKKCLACHDPHVSDYVKQLVKQPVETCNMCHDRPLDTQDGKIINMKEHLAKNKEHHGPILQGDCSGCHNTHGSDNFRILRKYFPPVFYAPFDPKNYDLCFNCHEKTLVLDPKTTTLTGFRNGDQNLHFVHVNKAVKGRTCRACHDAHATNNPKHIRDTVPFGAWGLPVGFQKTANGGSCLPGCHQRFDYNRTSAVKNR
- a CDS encoding tetratricopeptide repeat protein yields the protein MMDDTGTGNKNGKTKGSALLLRAGMLLLAAFALCTPAGAEGGREKAVALVKEAAALQAGGSADKALSAVREALKADPEYAEAHDQLGYLLLAQGQDDEAMKAFDTALGLNPRIRTSKTGRGLVLLRKGDLKAAEATLKEALQLNPYPSMTHYALGLVYERLNEHEKAIAEYKEGIRKHKSGRR
- a CDS encoding redoxin domain-containing protein, with translation MRMKFGLTAAGIFAALIIASFSCTATAQALLQVGAEAPGFSLTDIDGKPASLASYGQKKTVVIVFWATWSAHSAKALKRFEEFSRKYGERGVQVVGINVDNQTISEADQEKIKKFVKELGITYPILLDRGLNTFHTYEVMAIPSTTVVSSGKIMYTMPGLPLVGTEDMFEYLQVLAGDPPRKKTAPQYEPLHDAVATAGLARGFVKKNQRDMAYPLYQKAIEKDPKFMLPYVELAKLYEIEGKNAEAEGILKKALSVDPEQAVVMAELGYLQARAGRVREALDLLDKAVKKDSYPPAQYYRAYALGKSGQLKEALGAFDEAAALNPYDAALYQVRAEIYEQNKMVKEAASDYRKALELILKIRS